A section of the Oreochromis aureus strain Israel breed Guangdong linkage group 22, ZZ_aureus, whole genome shotgun sequence genome encodes:
- the chtopa gene encoding chromatin target of PRMT1a: MSAAASQKVVLKSTTKVSLNERFTNMLKNKQPTAVSIRATMQQQHLASARNRRLAQQMENRPSVQAALNHKQSLKQRLGKSNIQARLGRPVGALMRGGLPGGRGGMRGMNRGGLRGRGRGGVMRGALSLRGKRVSTGGPMRGRGSAGRMAMRRGGRQRGAGVGRGGALSRGAARGVPRGRGGLRGRGGFAGRRGRGRGVGRPAVTREQLDNQLDAYMSKTKGHLDAELDAYMAQADPDSME, translated from the exons ATGAGTGCAGCTGCCTCCCAAAAAGTTGTCCTGAAAAGCACCACCAAAGTGTCCCTAAATGAGCG CTTCACTAATATGCTGAAGAACAAGCAACCCACTGCGGTAAGCATTCGAGCCACCATGCAACAACAGCATTTGGCTAGTGCCCGCAATCGTCGGCTGGCCCAGCAGATGGAGAACCGGCCTTCGGTGCAAGCTGCTCTGAATCACAAGCAG AGCCTAAAGCAGCGACTGGGGAAGAGCAACATCCAAGCCCGGCTGGGTCGGCCTGTTGGGGCGCTGATGCGTGGAGGACTTCCTGGAGGCAGAGGAGGAATGCGCGGGATGAACAGAGGAGGTCTTCGGGGACGAGGCAGAGGAGGTGTAATGAGGGGAGCGCTGTCTCTGAGAG GGAAGCGAGTTTCAACAGGTGGGCCCATGCGAGGCCGTGGCTCTGCCGGTCGTATGGCAATGCGTAGAGGAGGCCGCCAACGTGGTGCAGGTGTTGGAAGAGGAGGAGCTCTGTCCCGAGGAGCAGCTCGAGGAGTACCCAGAG GTCGCGGGGGGCTGCGTGGACGTGGTGGTTTTGCTGGGCGACGTGGACGTGGCCGAGGTGTCGGTAGACCGGCTGTTACCCGCGAACAGCTGGACAACCAGCTGGATGCCTACATGTCAAAGACTAAGGGACATTTGGACGCAGAACTGGATGCCTACATGGCCCAGGCAGACCCCGACTCCATGGAGTAA